The following nucleotide sequence is from Anopheles cruzii unplaced genomic scaffold, idAnoCruzAS_RS32_06 scaffold04361_ctg1, whole genome shotgun sequence.
GACATGATGCCACTGTGACCGTACGTTTGACGCTTTGCCAGCTCGTGTTGCGGATGGGAGGGAAGTCCCGGGTGCAGTACTCGCTCGACTTTCGGGTGCGATTCGAGGAATCGGGCGACCGCTAACGAATTGGTCTTGTGTCGCTCCATGCGCAGTGACAACGTTTTCAGGCTGCGATTGACGAGATAGCAATCGAACGGTGATGGCACGATTCCGGTGGCTGTGGATGAAATCATCATGAATCGAGGAAGTCTGGCAATGTTTTATGGTGGAATCTTTACCATTTTGCAGAAACTTCAACTGCTCGTAAATCTGCTCGTCGTTTGTGACCATGGCACCCATAATGACGTCAGAGTGTCCGTTCATGTACTTTGTCAGCGAGTACATTACGACATCGGCACCGAGATCGAGCGGACGCTGAAGGTACGACGAAAGAAACGTGTTGTCCACCACTACGACGATCTGTAAAAACCAGAAGAAACAGAactattttaaacaatttatctTTTCCACGACAGTTTCGACGCAACTTACACCCGGACGCATGTGAGCAATATCCGAAACGGCACGGATATCCACCACCTTCAGCAACGGATTGGTCGGCGATTCCATCCAGAACAGCTTGGTGTTCGGTTTGATCGCTTTTTCGACCAACTTCAGATCAGTGAGATCGATGAAGTCGATTTCGATGCCCATCTTCTTGGCTACGTTGCGTAGCAACCGATTGGTACCGCCGTAAAGATCATCACCTGCCACCACATGATCGCCACTCTGTAGCATCGTTATGACCGTTGTCGTAGCGCCCAGTCCAGACGCAAACGTAAGCCCGTACCGCCCGTTGTCGAGTGAGGCAAGACAACGTTCGAGAACGTCCCGCGTAGGATTACCGCTTCGGCCATACTCGAAGCCCTGCAAAGCCCAGCAACATATTTATCATTTCAGACCGAAAAGCGGATACCGCGCAACTGATCACTTACGGAATGCTGTGCTGGGGCCGATTGCTTGAATGTGGTACTCATGCTGATCGGTGGCACGACCGCTCGGCTGTTCCACTGATCCGCATCCTGGCCGACGTGAATGGCCTTCGTTGAGAATCCCTTGGGTTGGCTGAGAAAACCATCGCAACTGGAAAAAGTGTAAGTGAAAAGAACATTGAACTATCTGAGGGGACATCTCCTCATTTCATACATTCACCGTCAAATGAAACAACGATCTATGAATCTGTAATCAGAAAGATCTTTTGCGAGACGAAACTAGTTTCGGCTGTGCGACGCTTAGGCAAATGCTGGTGTGGGAAACCGTTAATCAGTGcgttacgttttttttctattttgtttc
It contains:
- the LOC128277176 gene encoding cystathionine gamma-lyase-like: FNVLFTYTFSSCDGFLSQPKGFSTKAIHVGQDADQWNSRAVVPPISMSTTFKQSAPAQHSGFEYGRSGNPTRDVLERCLASLDNGRYGLTFASGLGATTTVITMLQSGDHVVAGDDLYGGTNRLLRNVAKKMGIEIDFIDLTDLKLVEKAIKPNTKLFWMESPTNPLLKVVDIRAVSDIAHMRPGIVVVVDNTFLSSYLQRPLDLGADVVMYSLTKYMNGHSDVIMGAMVTNDEQIYEQLKFLQNATGIVPSPFDCYLVNRSLKTLSLRMERHKTNSLAVARFLESHPKVERVLHPGLPSHPQHELAKRQTYGHSGI